In the genome of Afifella aestuarii, one region contains:
- the pufC gene encoding photosynthetic reaction center cytochrome PufC, translating to MTFTMKMAVAFCVLVGGLLLFTLNLPQPDHIWPLAQGTQLGYRGTGMQQIKSVEDLRKAADQIPDPFPAVSAEGPRASEVYENVHVLGDLSEEQFLRVMTVITEWVAPEQGCAYCHDENDLAAERPYTKIVSRRMLEMTRHINSDWTNHVAQTGVTCYTCHRGNPVPTEIWFKDEAPTKAVYAGYSPNGQNHANEVAGLTSMAANPSDVFLTGPSNPRIVPTTALPAKGSGLGASIKDTEDTYALMIHLSDALGVNCTYCHDSRSFMSWNESSPPRLTAFHGLDLVRDLNANYLVPLQPEYPAMRLGPTGDAPKANCATCHQGEPKPLGGAPMVQDYPELISAQVSPDQAPAEQPQAPAEQPEAQQPQAQQPAQPQAPAQQPQAQQPKAQQPAQPKAPAQQPQAQQPKAQQPAQPQAQQPAQQAPSGEMTPQQQLMQQQMQLMQQQMEQMQQMRQQMEQMQQNQ from the coding sequence ATGACCTTCACGATGAAAATGGCCGTTGCATTCTGCGTGCTAGTTGGCGGCCTGTTGCTGTTCACCCTTAATCTGCCGCAGCCGGATCATATCTGGCCTTTGGCACAGGGTACGCAGCTGGGTTACCGCGGCACCGGCATGCAGCAGATCAAGTCTGTTGAGGATCTGCGCAAGGCGGCGGACCAGATTCCCGATCCGTTCCCAGCGGTTTCGGCTGAAGGCCCCCGCGCTTCGGAAGTCTATGAGAACGTTCATGTTCTCGGTGATCTTTCGGAAGAGCAGTTCCTGCGTGTCATGACCGTGATCACGGAATGGGTGGCGCCGGAACAGGGCTGTGCCTACTGCCACGATGAAAACGACCTGGCCGCCGAGCGGCCTTACACCAAGATCGTGTCGCGTCGCATGCTTGAGATGACGCGCCACATCAATTCCGACTGGACGAACCACGTCGCCCAGACGGGTGTGACCTGCTACACCTGCCACCGCGGCAACCCTGTCCCGACCGAGATCTGGTTCAAGGACGAGGCTCCCACGAAGGCAGTCTATGCAGGCTACAGCCCGAACGGGCAGAACCATGCGAACGAAGTTGCCGGCCTGACGTCAATGGCTGCCAACCCGTCGGATGTGTTCCTGACCGGTCCGTCCAATCCTCGTATCGTTCCGACGACTGCTCTCCCGGCTAAGGGCAGCGGCCTCGGCGCGAGCATCAAGGATACGGAAGACACCTATGCGCTGATGATCCATCTGTCTGACGCGCTTGGCGTGAACTGCACCTACTGCCATGACAGCCGGTCGTTCATGTCTTGGAATGAGAGCAGCCCGCCGCGGCTCACGGCCTTCCACGGCCTTGACCTGGTGCGCGATCTCAATGCGAACTACCTCGTGCCGCTGCAGCCGGAATATCCGGCGATGCGCCTCGGCCCGACGGGAGACGCTCCCAAGGCGAACTGCGCGACCTGCCATCAGGGCGAGCCCAAGCCGCTTGGCGGTGCGCCGATGGTCCAGGATTATCCTGAGCTGATTTCCGCTCAGGTCTCCCCTGACCAGGCCCCAGCTGAGCAGCCCCAGGCTCCGGCAGAGCAGCCAGAGGCCCAGCAGCCCCAGGCTCAGCAGCCGGCCCAGCCTCAGGCTCCGGCTCAGCAGCCCCAGGCTCAGCAGCCGAAGGCGCAGCAGCCGGCTCAGCCCAAGGCCCCGGCTCAGCAGCCCCAGGCTCAACAGCCGAAGGCACAACAGCCGGCTCAGCCTCAGGCTCAGCAGCCGGCCCAGCAGGCCCCGTCTGGCGAGATGACGCCGCAGCAGCAGCTGATGCAGCAGCAGATGCAGCTGATGCAGCAGCAGATGGAGCAGATGCAGCAGATGCGCCAGCAGATGGAGCAGATGCAGCAAAATCAGTAA
- the pufM gene encoding photosynthetic reaction center subunit M — MAEYQNIFNRVQVHGPVYAGVPVAGSATGRAGQPIVSYWLGKIGDAQIGPVYLGLSGVASLIFGFLAFEIVGLNMLASVNWSPIEFVRQLPWLALEPPPAELGFCVLCPLDQGGWWQMAGFFMTTSVLLWWVRTYRRATALGMGTHVAWAFMAAIWLMIVIGFLRPLLLGSWSEAVPFGIFPHLDWTAAFSIRYGNLYYNPFHMLSIVFLYGATLLFAMHGATILAVGRFGGDREAEQVVDRGTAAERAALFWRWTMGFNATMESIHRWAWWFAVLCPITGGIGMLLTGTVVDNWFLWGIKHGLVPAYPQVFDAIQDPALMSGGAQ; from the coding sequence ATGGCTGAGTACCAAAACATCTTTAACCGGGTGCAGGTCCACGGACCTGTCTACGCCGGTGTCCCGGTCGCTGGCTCTGCTACCGGTCGGGCAGGACAGCCGATTGTCTCCTATTGGCTAGGCAAGATCGGCGACGCACAGATCGGACCCGTTTATCTCGGGTTGTCCGGTGTCGCTTCGTTGATCTTCGGCTTCCTGGCCTTTGAGATCGTCGGTCTCAATATGCTGGCCTCGGTGAACTGGAGCCCGATTGAATTCGTGCGCCAACTGCCGTGGCTTGCGCTTGAGCCGCCGCCTGCCGAGCTTGGTTTCTGCGTGCTGTGTCCGCTCGACCAGGGCGGCTGGTGGCAGATGGCCGGCTTCTTTATGACGACGTCGGTTCTTCTTTGGTGGGTGCGCACGTACCGCCGGGCTACCGCGCTCGGTATGGGCACGCACGTTGCCTGGGCGTTCATGGCGGCGATCTGGCTGATGATTGTGATCGGCTTCTTGCGCCCGCTGCTTCTTGGCAGCTGGTCTGAGGCTGTTCCGTTCGGCATCTTCCCGCACCTCGACTGGACTGCGGCTTTCTCGATCCGCTACGGTAATCTGTACTACAACCCGTTCCACATGCTCTCGATCGTCTTCCTTTATGGCGCGACTCTTCTGTTCGCCATGCATGGCGCGACGATCCTGGCCGTGGGCCGCTTCGGCGGCGACCGGGAAGCTGAGCAGGTCGTGGATCGCGGTACTGCAGCGGAGCGCGCCGCGCTCTTCTGGCGCTGGACCATGGGCTTCAATGCCACCATGGAATCCATCCATCGCTGGGCCTGGTGGTTTGCGGTTCTTTGCCCGATCACCGGCGGTATCGGCATGCTTCTCACGGGTACGGTTGTCGACAACTGGTTCCTGTGGGGTATCAAGCACGGGCTCGTTCCCGCCTATCCGCAGGTCTTTGACGCCATTCAGGATCCGGCTCTTATGTCAGGAGGGGCGCAATGA